A section of the Chryseobacterium scophthalmum genome encodes:
- a CDS encoding S8 family serine peptidase codes for MFNLFSAAETKAIIVDKLVNQYDKIIKDQNKLEEVRASHQPLSDLEDNKKRMVTRVARENTDFAFGIERVLEQNDLVDISSLVKIVQISKSVCRVLINSKSIGTGFLINQNILVTNNHVIPDIDTCSNTKAEFFYETDEEGRILNPIQFKLEPETFFFTSNMKKIDDDEFSGLDFTMVAVEQTNLKGLNIQDIPSLDLDGNIGKIIKGESCIIIQHPNGLPKKTTLNNNSFFSENKDQIIYETDTLPGSSGALVIGLGTCEPIALHQTGIPKMDEKGNPLTKFGTVATSITPDEDVEWVGNAGIRISRILEMLKKKTFSDDVQNAKKNEILSRTNKSKKDLKKVVENQPEIAIIKPKPETPEIKETNPKTITRETETPLNDEKFPFIILAKNTSENFEKLESELILNYGADFELYLATPVSAKEGEEELYVLNISSGKENPNEFARELLAIEGILHAEYDSEIYLNMEVNDENHFKSFESSDPAKGFNNEKDFLELYSKTSKYVKGKTESEYRQWNWKAVNYSGGVKDIIDNTIKIVQFDTGYSHHPKNYACFNLMDDYDFVDNDDNSREDENNKLISLADYGHGARTGSIIIGNQFSEAEGNGNWGFLQQNGIKLIPYRVAKDVLLIGRQSELAKAVDAAIAADAKVITTSMGLPPTMTTYNLAKKVYEKGIIWCCAAGNEVREVVAPAVHPGTIAVAASNPDDMEWKGSSRGKTVDITAPGMHVYVPKFLKEKSGLFRYGMAYGHGTSYATPHVSSAAVLWLHKNRQKLSAYHGYQIVEAFRTSLRNSARTKHSLPNNFGAGILDIDQLLKSEVPEIKSLENAYKNEDISKVAMGFRTVGESLKMLWNGIMRGIRKTITSEESLQAEGYEMSDHAKRMLEENTAFNKSSLENMADKDQSLEMFNQIRQKVI; via the coding sequence ATGTTTAATCTTTTTAGTGCTGCCGAAACAAAAGCAATCATTGTTGATAAATTAGTCAATCAGTATGATAAGATCATCAAAGACCAAAATAAATTAGAAGAAGTACGTGCAAGTCATCAACCGCTCTCAGATTTGGAAGACAATAAGAAGCGTATGGTAACCAGAGTTGCCCGTGAAAATACTGATTTTGCATTTGGGATTGAGCGGGTTTTAGAACAGAATGACCTTGTGGATATTTCAAGTCTCGTTAAAATTGTACAAATTTCAAAATCTGTTTGTAGAGTTTTAATCAATAGTAAATCTATAGGAACAGGATTTTTAATTAATCAAAATATTTTGGTCACTAATAATCATGTCATTCCAGATATAGATACGTGTTCAAATACAAAGGCTGAATTTTTTTATGAAACAGACGAAGAAGGACGGATTTTAAATCCTATTCAGTTTAAATTAGAACCTGAAACATTCTTTTTTACTTCAAACATGAAAAAGATAGATGATGATGAATTTTCCGGATTAGATTTTACAATGGTAGCGGTGGAACAGACTAATCTAAAAGGTCTGAATATACAAGATATACCTTCTTTGGATCTTGACGGAAATATAGGAAAGATCATCAAAGGAGAATCCTGCATTATTATTCAGCATCCGAATGGCCTTCCGAAAAAAACTACACTCAATAATAATTCGTTTTTTTCAGAAAATAAAGATCAGATTATTTATGAAACCGACACATTACCGGGATCTTCGGGAGCGCTCGTCATAGGATTGGGTACTTGTGAGCCTATTGCGTTGCACCAGACAGGCATCCCCAAAATGGATGAAAAAGGAAATCCGCTAACCAAATTCGGAACTGTTGCTACCTCGATAACACCAGATGAAGATGTAGAATGGGTAGGAAATGCAGGGATCAGAATAAGCAGAATTTTGGAAATGCTTAAGAAGAAAACATTTTCTGATGATGTACAAAATGCCAAAAAAAATGAAATCCTTTCAAGAACAAATAAAAGCAAGAAAGATTTAAAAAAAGTAGTAGAAAACCAACCCGAAATTGCCATTATTAAACCAAAACCTGAAACCCCGGAAATTAAAGAAACTAATCCTAAAACTATTACAAGAGAAACAGAAACTCCCTTAAATGATGAAAAATTTCCATTCATCATCTTGGCAAAAAATACTTCCGAAAACTTCGAAAAATTAGAATCTGAACTCATCCTGAATTACGGAGCGGACTTCGAGTTGTATTTGGCAACACCCGTTTCTGCTAAAGAGGGAGAAGAAGAATTGTATGTTTTAAATATTTCATCAGGAAAAGAAAACCCGAATGAGTTTGCAAGAGAATTATTAGCAATAGAAGGTATTCTGCATGCAGAATACGATAGCGAGATTTACCTTAATATGGAAGTCAATGATGAAAATCATTTTAAAAGCTTTGAAAGCTCAGATCCTGCAAAAGGTTTTAACAACGAAAAAGACTTTCTCGAATTATACAGTAAAACAAGTAAATATGTAAAAGGAAAAACTGAATCAGAATACAGACAATGGAACTGGAAAGCTGTAAACTACAGTGGAGGAGTTAAAGATATTATAGACAATACCATAAAAATTGTACAGTTTGATACAGGTTATTCACACCATCCGAAAAATTACGCATGTTTTAATCTTATGGACGATTACGACTTTGTAGACAATGATGATAACTCAAGAGAAGATGAGAATAATAAATTGATTTCCTTAGCAGATTACGGTCACGGTGCCAGAACAGGAAGCATTATCATTGGAAACCAGTTTTCTGAGGCCGAAGGAAACGGAAATTGGGGTTTTTTGCAGCAGAACGGTATAAAGCTTATTCCTTATCGTGTTGCGAAAGATGTTTTGCTTATAGGAAGACAGTCTGAGCTTGCAAAAGCGGTAGATGCTGCAATTGCTGCAGATGCAAAAGTTATTACTACAAGCATGGGATTGCCTCCTACAATGACCACTTATAATCTTGCAAAAAAAGTATACGAAAAAGGAATTATTTGGTGTTGTGCTGCAGGAAATGAAGTAAGAGAAGTTGTTGCTCCTGCTGTTCATCCTGGAACAATTGCTGTAGCTGCATCAAATCCTGATGATATGGAGTGGAAGGGCTCATCTCGTGGAAAAACAGTAGATATTACCGCACCGGGAATGCATGTTTATGTTCCGAAATTTTTAAAAGAAAAATCAGGTTTATTCCGATACGGAATGGCTTATGGTCACGGTACAAGTTACGCAACTCCACATGTTTCGTCTGCTGCGGTTCTTTGGTTGCACAAAAACCGACAAAAACTTTCAGCTTATCACGGCTATCAGATTGTGGAAGCTTTCCGAACAAGTTTGCGCAATTCTGCACGAACGAAGCACAGTCTTCCGAATAACTTCGGAGCAGGAATTTTAGATATCGATCAATTACTAAAAAGCGAAGTTCCTGAAATTAAAAGCTTGGAAAATGCTTATAAAAATGAAGATATAAGTAAAGTTGCGATGGGATTCCGAACCGTAGGTGAAAGTCTGAAAATGTTATGGAATGGAATTATGAGAGGTATTCGCAAAACAATCACAAGCGAAGAGAGTTTACAGGCAGAAGGTTATGAAATGTCTGATCATGCAAAAAGAATGTTAGAAGAAAACACTGCATTTAACAAATCATCTTTAGAAAATATGGCAGATAAAGACCAGTCTTTAGAAATGTTTAATCAGATCAGACAAAAAGTAATTTAA
- a CDS encoding DinB family protein, with protein sequence MKIPTLQLIDELKKITEENIQFAENLLNQPDEKLNFRLSENNWSILECLEHLNRYGNFYIPEIRKRIENSSSKTTEIFSSGILGNYFANSMLPKEKLNTMKTFKSMNPIHSKLDRSVLNEFIAQQKQMIHLLNETKNIDLNKVKTSISISNLIKLKLGDTFRFVIYHNLRHIEQAKRNL encoded by the coding sequence ATGAAAATTCCGACGCTTCAACTGATTGATGAATTGAAAAAGATTACTGAAGAAAATATACAGTTTGCCGAAAATCTTTTGAATCAACCAGATGAAAAACTCAACTTCAGACTTTCAGAAAATAACTGGAGCATTTTAGAATGTCTTGAACATTTAAATCGATACGGAAATTTTTATATTCCTGAAATCAGAAAACGAATAGAAAATTCAAGTTCAAAAACGACAGAGATTTTCAGTTCAGGAATTTTAGGAAATTATTTTGCGAATAGCATGCTTCCAAAGGAAAAATTGAATACAATGAAGACTTTCAAATCAATGAATCCTATTCACAGCAAACTTGATAGAAGTGTTTTAAATGAATTTATTGCTCAGCAAAAACAAATGATTCATCTTTTAAATGAAACTAAAAATATAGATTTAAATAAAGTGAAAACCAGCATCAGTATTTCAAATTTAATTAAATTAAAACTGGGTGATACTTTCCGTTTTGTAATCTATCATAATCTAAGACACATTGAACAAGCAAAAAGGAATTTGTAG
- a CDS encoding Crp/Fnr family transcriptional regulator — protein MNIIQTLLDANLFQKKKVIDRHSFLTLEGDIDGNIYYVEKGSLRIFIRDEEQERTIRFGYKENIIVCLDSFLSEKPTDFYIQAIKKTEIKVASKKDFYEFIKSSDNNLKLWTVILEDLVLQQIEREKDLLINSPRERYERVLKRSPQLFQEIPNKHIANYLRMSPETLSRLKKS, from the coding sequence GTGAATATTATTCAGACGTTACTCGACGCCAATTTATTTCAAAAAAAGAAAGTAATCGACAGGCATTCTTTTCTGACGTTGGAAGGTGATATCGACGGCAATATTTATTATGTTGAAAAAGGAAGCTTGCGCATTTTTATCAGAGATGAAGAGCAAGAAAGGACGATTCGTTTTGGATATAAAGAAAATATAATTGTCTGTCTCGACTCTTTTTTATCTGAAAAGCCGACCGATTTTTATATTCAGGCAATTAAGAAAACCGAAATTAAAGTGGCTTCCAAAAAAGATTTTTATGAATTTATAAAGTCTTCTGACAATAATCTGAAATTATGGACTGTGATTTTGGAAGATTTAGTTTTGCAACAAATTGAAAGAGAAAAAGATTTGTTAATCAATTCACCAAGAGAGCGTTATGAAAGAGTTTTAAAAAGAAGTCCGCAACTTTTTCAGGAAATTCCTAATAAACATATTGCTAATTATTTAAGAATGAGCCCTGAAACATTGTCAAGACTCAAAAAATCTTGA
- a CDS encoding ATP-binding cassette domain-containing protein: MTKHQQRVAEVYHFFDNKDTVLGFRKLLDCAIDTQDMSIYKEAIELTDWKETHNHAIDELIEKSKTLLAKIEKVPVKEHISEQSVLKAIDIVKSYGSNRFSLGPVSVEINKGQVYGLVGENGNGKTTLLRILANEISFKDGSLNYSFNEKSKNEYDLRTKLVYIPQRTEKWYGSLKDNLKFVLSNHGVSPEENETRTLMMIARLGLWNYKHLKWNELSSGYKMRFELARILLRKPEILLLDEPLANLDVLAQQVILEDLKSIANSVNHPIALILSSQQLYEVEKISDKVIFLKNGKYKDNSEVNDDDENQLIIEIDTNESRDKLLEVFKDFNMEKLNFNGGVYVAYFSTETQFYEVISALGNAKAEIIYIRNISSSTRRFFVN; the protein is encoded by the coding sequence ATGACGAAACATCAGCAAAGAGTCGCCGAAGTCTACCATTTTTTTGATAATAAAGACACTGTTTTAGGTTTCAGAAAACTGTTAGATTGTGCTATTGACACTCAGGATATGTCGATTTATAAAGAAGCGATTGAATTAACCGACTGGAAAGAAACTCACAATCACGCCATCGACGAATTAATCGAAAAATCAAAAACTCTTCTCGCCAAAATTGAAAAAGTTCCGGTAAAAGAACATATTTCTGAACAGTCTGTATTGAAAGCAATAGATATTGTAAAATCTTATGGAAGCAACCGTTTTTCGCTCGGTCCGGTTTCTGTGGAAATCAATAAAGGACAGGTTTATGGCTTGGTAGGAGAGAACGGAAACGGGAAAACAACTTTGCTGAGAATTTTGGCGAATGAAATTTCTTTTAAAGATGGAAGTTTAAACTATTCTTTCAACGAAAAATCAAAAAATGAATATGATTTGAGAACGAAATTGGTTTACATTCCGCAACGAACCGAAAAATGGTATGGAAGCCTGAAAGATAATCTGAAATTTGTGCTTTCAAATCATGGCGTTTCTCCTGAAGAAAACGAAACCAGAACTTTGATGATGATTGCCCGTCTCGGATTGTGGAATTACAAACATCTGAAATGGAATGAGCTTTCATCCGGTTACAAAATGCGTTTTGAATTAGCGAGAATTCTTTTAAGAAAGCCAGAAATTCTTTTACTGGATGAACCTTTAGCAAACCTCGATGTTTTGGCGCAACAGGTCATTTTGGAAGATTTAAAATCGATTGCCAATTCGGTAAATCATCCGATTGCTTTGATTTTAAGTTCGCAGCAATTGTACGAAGTAGAAAAGATTTCAGACAAGGTAATCTTTCTGAAAAACGGAAAATACAAAGATAATTCTGAGGTAAATGATGATGATGAAAACCAATTGATTATAGAGATTGATACTAATGAAAGTCGCGATAAATTGCTTGAAGTCTTTAAAGATTTCAATATGGAAAAGCTGAACTTCAACGGTGGAGTTTATGTTGCTTATTTCTCCACTGAAACTCAGTTTTATGAGGTGATTTCGGCTTTAGGAAATGCAAAAGCAGAAATTATTTACATCAGAAATATCTCGTCTTCTACGAGAAGGTTTTTCGTTAATTAA
- a CDS encoding nuclear transport factor 2 family protein, protein MDKTKITRENVVEAENKLFSAQLVSNVEILDQLLHDDLLAVAPTGEIITKEMDLNSHKAKTMIIENASIEIDDIKITGDTALSIVTMTAKGKMMGTPLEGRFRYFRVWKRFDDSLKIIGASFMQLPD, encoded by the coding sequence ATGGACAAAACAAAAATAACCAGAGAAAACGTTGTTGAAGCAGAAAACAAACTTTTTTCGGCTCAACTTGTAAGCAATGTGGAAATACTTGACCAATTATTGCACGATGATTTGCTTGCAGTAGCACCGACGGGAGAAATTATAACGAAAGAAATGGATTTGAACTCGCATAAAGCGAAAACAATGATTATTGAAAACGCTTCAATAGAAATTGATGACATTAAAATAACTGGTGACACCGCACTTTCTATCGTTACAATGACAGCGAAAGGAAAAATGATGGGAACTCCATTAGAAGGAAGGTTTAGATATTTTAGAGTTTGGAAACGCTTTGATGATTCATTGAAAATTATCGGAGCAAGTTTTATGCAATTACCTGATTAA
- the carB gene encoding carbamoyl-phosphate synthase large subunit, translating into MAKRTDIKTILVIGSGPIIIGQAAEFDYAGTQACLSLREEGYKVILINSNPATIMTDVEIADKVYIEPISLQFVSHIIRKERPDALLPTLGGQTGLNMAVELEKSGILEECKVEVLGTTLSAINRAEDRDLFRELMRELNEPVPESDIVNTVEGAINFANEIGYPVIVRPAFTMGGTGGGIAATEAELKEIAELGLKYSPVTQCLIERSIAGFKEIEYEVMRDANDNAIVVCNMENIDPVGVHTGDSIVVAPSQTLSDREYQLLRNASLKIIRALGIEGGCNVQLALDPHSFDYYIIEVNPRVSRSSALASKATGYPIAKIAAKIAVGLTLDEIMNPVTGTSYACFEPALDYVVTKFPRFPFDKFETADRRLSTQMKATGEVMAIGRNFEESLQKAIRSLETGIKHIGLKTKQAAALTAEEIERRIRVCDDERLFIIGDALRRGYDWEQIVEWSKIDKFFIWKIKKLIDFEKVIAENKFDLETLIQAKKLGFADVNIAVLWDVKEREIFNFRKENGVMPVYKMVDTCAAEFESETPYFYGTYEEENESVASDKEKIIVLGSGPIRIGQGVEFDYATVHSVWAIKEMGYEAIIINNNPETVSTDFSISDKLYFEPLTEEDVMNIIELEKPKGVVVQFGGQTAINLADKLAAHGVQILGTSLEDLDRAENRDKFEKALQEMGIPQPLGKTSTSKEEAIKIANEIGYPVLVRPSYVLGGRAMEIVYTEAELAHYMEFAVDASPEHPVLVDRYMVGKEIEVDAICDGETVIIPGIMEHIERAGVHSGDSIAVYPPQNISQSEVDTLVDYTQRLAKGLKVIGLMNIQYVLFEGNVYVIEVNPRSSRTVPFLSKITEVPMANLATKAILGQKLTDLGYKNGLVPNKEGVFVKVPVFSFSKLTKVDISLGPEMKSTGEVMGKDTTLEKALYKGLVAAGRKVPMHGSILFTVADKHKQEAADLAARFHEVGFRIWATEGTAKFFGEQGIPCKIGYKIGEESVNLIDLIQKGKVQYVVNTMTKGKQSERDGFQIRRMSVENGVPCLTSMDTVEAILKVIESMSFKMETM; encoded by the coding sequence ATGGCAAAACGTACAGATATAAAAACAATTTTAGTAATCGGTTCAGGACCTATCATCATTGGTCAGGCTGCAGAATTTGATTACGCAGGAACGCAGGCTTGTCTGTCTTTAAGAGAAGAAGGCTACAAGGTAATTTTGATTAACTCAAACCCTGCAACGATTATGACGGATGTTGAAATCGCAGATAAGGTATATATCGAGCCGATTTCACTTCAGTTTGTAAGTCACATCATCAGAAAAGAGCGTCCAGATGCACTTTTACCGACTCTTGGTGGGCAAACAGGTTTGAACATGGCGGTAGAGTTGGAAAAATCAGGAATTCTTGAAGAATGTAAAGTTGAAGTTCTTGGAACTACGCTTTCAGCCATCAACAGAGCGGAAGACAGAGATTTGTTCCGTGAATTGATGAGAGAATTAAACGAACCGGTTCCTGAATCTGATATCGTAAATACGGTGGAAGGAGCAATTAATTTTGCTAACGAAATTGGATATCCGGTAATTGTTCGTCCTGCTTTTACAATGGGTGGAACAGGTGGTGGAATCGCTGCTACTGAAGCTGAATTGAAAGAAATTGCGGAATTAGGATTGAAATACAGTCCGGTTACACAGTGTCTTATCGAAAGGTCTATCGCAGGTTTCAAAGAAATTGAATACGAAGTAATGCGTGATGCAAACGACAATGCGATTGTGGTTTGTAACATGGAAAATATCGACCCGGTTGGAGTTCATACAGGAGATTCAATCGTTGTGGCGCCTTCTCAGACACTTTCAGACAGAGAATATCAGTTGTTGAGAAATGCTTCATTAAAAATCATCAGAGCTTTAGGAATCGAAGGGGGTTGTAACGTACAGTTGGCTTTAGACCCACATTCATTCGATTATTACATCATCGAGGTTAACCCGAGAGTTTCCCGTTCATCAGCTTTAGCATCAAAAGCAACAGGTTACCCGATTGCGAAAATTGCTGCAAAAATTGCTGTAGGATTAACTTTAGATGAAATTATGAATCCGGTTACCGGAACGTCTTACGCTTGTTTTGAACCGGCTTTGGATTATGTGGTAACTAAATTCCCAAGATTCCCATTCGATAAATTCGAAACAGCGGACAGAAGATTATCAACGCAGATGAAAGCAACGGGTGAAGTAATGGCAATCGGAAGAAATTTCGAGGAGTCTTTACAAAAAGCAATCCGTTCTTTGGAAACTGGAATTAAACATATTGGTTTAAAAACTAAGCAAGCTGCAGCTTTAACAGCAGAGGAAATCGAAAGAAGAATCAGAGTTTGTGATGACGAAAGATTGTTCATCATCGGTGATGCTTTAAGAAGAGGTTACGATTGGGAACAAATCGTAGAATGGAGTAAAATCGATAAATTCTTCATCTGGAAAATCAAGAAATTAATTGATTTTGAAAAAGTAATTGCTGAAAATAAATTTGACTTAGAAACATTAATTCAGGCTAAAAAATTAGGTTTCGCAGATGTAAATATCGCAGTGCTTTGGGATGTAAAAGAACGTGAAATTTTCAACTTCAGAAAAGAAAACGGAGTAATGCCGGTTTACAAAATGGTAGACACTTGTGCTGCTGAATTTGAATCTGAAACGCCATATTTCTACGGAACTTATGAAGAAGAAAACGAAAGTGTAGCTTCAGACAAAGAAAAAATCATTGTTTTAGGTTCTGGACCAATCAGAATCGGGCAAGGTGTTGAGTTTGATTATGCGACCGTTCACTCAGTTTGGGCAATCAAAGAGATGGGTTACGAAGCGATTATCATCAACAACAACCCAGAAACAGTTTCTACAGACTTCTCAATTTCAGATAAATTATATTTCGAACCTTTAACGGAAGAAGATGTAATGAATATCATCGAATTGGAAAAACCAAAAGGTGTTGTGGTGCAGTTTGGTGGACAAACAGCAATCAATTTAGCTGATAAATTGGCTGCTCACGGAGTTCAGATTTTAGGAACTTCTTTGGAAGATTTAGATAGAGCTGAAAACAGAGATAAATTCGAAAAAGCTCTTCAGGAAATGGGAATTCCTCAACCTTTAGGGAAAACCTCAACTTCAAAAGAAGAAGCGATTAAAATTGCCAACGAAATCGGATATCCGGTTTTGGTTCGTCCAAGTTACGTTTTAGGAGGTAGAGCAATGGAAATTGTTTACACAGAAGCAGAATTGGCTCATTATATGGAGTTTGCGGTAGATGCAAGTCCGGAACATCCTGTTTTGGTCGACAGATATATGGTCGGAAAAGAAATTGAAGTTGATGCAATCTGCGACGGTGAAACGGTAATCATTCCTGGAATTATGGAACACATCGAAAGAGCAGGAGTTCACTCCGGAGACTCGATTGCGGTGTATCCTCCACAAAATATTTCACAAAGCGAAGTTGATACTTTGGTAGATTATACTCAAAGATTGGCTAAAGGACTGAAAGTAATTGGTTTAATGAATATTCAGTACGTTCTTTTCGAAGGAAATGTATATGTGATTGAAGTGAATCCACGTTCATCTAGAACGGTACCTTTCTTATCTAAAATTACAGAAGTTCCGATGGCAAATCTTGCTACAAAAGCAATTTTAGGACAGAAACTGACTGATTTAGGTTACAAAAACGGGCTAGTTCCAAATAAAGAAGGTGTTTTCGTAAAAGTTCCTGTATTCTCTTTCTCAAAACTAACGAAAGTTGATATCTCTTTAGGCCCAGAAATGAAGTCTACAGGAGAAGTGATGGGGAAAGACACAACTTTAGAAAAAGCGCTTTATAAAGGATTGGTTGCAGCAGGAAGAAAAGTTCCGATGCATGGTTCAATCTTATTCACGGTAGCTGATAAACACAAGCAGGAAGCGGCAGATTTAGCTGCAAGATTCCATGAAGTTGGTTTCAGAATCTGGGCAACTGAAGGAACGGCTAAATTCTTCGGAGAACAAGGGATTCCTTGCAAAATTGGTTACAAAATAGGAGAGGAAAGCGTCAATTTAATCGATTTGATTCAAAAAGGAAAAGTACAATATGTTGTCAACACCATGACGAAAGGAAAACAGTCTGAAAGAGACGGTTTCCAAATCAGAAGAATGAGTGTAGAAAACGGTGTTCCTTGTTTAACATCGATGGATACAGTTGAAGCAATATTGAAAGTTATTGAAAGCATGAGTTTCAAAATGGAAACGATGTAA